A single window of Usitatibacter rugosus DNA harbors:
- a CDS encoding DsbA family protein: MQLLYIADPLCSWCYGFGPELEKLLVAHPEAKLELVMGGLRPFNTDPMSDAFRDMLREHWKHVAEASGLAFSEAVFDTPGFIYDTEPPCRAVVTGRTIDASRSLALMKAIQGAFYREGQDVTKPEVLADLAAGVGYDRAEFLAALESDDMRNETRLDFTTAQSLGVTGFPTVGVAYDKQLYLVTSGFVTVDVLEERLVEIARLARERAVEKA; the protein is encoded by the coding sequence ATGCAACTTCTCTACATCGCCGATCCGCTGTGCTCCTGGTGCTATGGCTTCGGCCCGGAGCTGGAAAAACTCCTCGTGGCCCATCCGGAAGCGAAGCTCGAGCTCGTGATGGGGGGCCTGCGCCCCTTCAACACCGACCCGATGAGCGACGCCTTCCGCGACATGCTGCGCGAGCACTGGAAGCACGTGGCCGAGGCGAGCGGGCTCGCCTTCTCCGAGGCCGTCTTCGATACGCCCGGCTTCATCTACGACACCGAGCCGCCCTGCCGCGCGGTGGTCACCGGCCGCACGATCGACGCCTCGCGCTCGCTCGCGCTGATGAAGGCGATCCAGGGCGCGTTCTATCGCGAGGGCCAGGACGTTACGAAGCCGGAGGTCCTGGCGGACCTCGCGGCGGGCGTGGGCTATGACCGCGCCGAATTCCTCGCCGCCCTGGAAAGCGACGACATGAGGAACGAGACGCGGCTGGACTTCACGACGGCGCAGTCGCTGGGCGTCACCGGATTTCCCACGGTGGGCGTCGCGTACGACAAGCAGCTCTATCTCGTGACGTCGGGATTCGTCACCGTGGATGTGCTGGAGGAGCGGCTCGTGGAGATCGCTAGGCTGGCGCGCGAGCGCGCCGTGGAAAAAGCCTAA
- a CDS encoding GGDEF domain-containing protein — protein sequence MIDLPTLLVALAATDMVLGATLWIGARRGVRDGMAQWFGALGVRIVAVGLFAGGGTDPATAIVAVALLALSMTLQAAALLAFGARSLPAWVHSAVLAGIGVPFALLAGDPAARVLFSGVVLGTVMLVVAGITLQLRAPVSRPTRFLMIGAFVLGAAIFYLRAVASALATDPLKGFVDPTAFQSLTLMLAYVVALATSCGFLLMQKERADAAAERLASMDPLTGAYNRRTFHETAERTLALARRANQPLSIILVDIDHFKRINERHGNRIGDEVLRILADVVRDQLRQEDLLVRFGADEFCVMLPQVPGPGAVVVAGRIRKAVCADPLRVDGREIPVTVSAGVAARLDEGPESIDGLLGRAEQALELAKNRGRNRVVALSLGRSVAA from the coding sequence ATGATCGACCTTCCTACCCTGCTGGTCGCCCTCGCGGCCACGGACATGGTCCTGGGCGCAACGCTCTGGATCGGCGCCCGGCGCGGGGTACGGGACGGAATGGCGCAGTGGTTCGGCGCCCTGGGCGTGCGGATCGTCGCGGTCGGCCTCTTTGCCGGCGGCGGAACCGATCCGGCCACCGCGATCGTCGCGGTCGCCCTCCTCGCGCTTTCGATGACGCTGCAGGCCGCCGCCCTCCTCGCTTTCGGAGCCCGGAGCCTTCCGGCCTGGGTCCATAGTGCGGTCCTGGCCGGGATTGGCGTGCCCTTCGCGCTGCTCGCGGGTGACCCGGCGGCGCGCGTCCTGTTCTCGGGCGTCGTGCTCGGCACCGTGATGCTCGTCGTGGCCGGCATCACGCTCCAGCTTCGCGCGCCCGTCTCGCGTCCCACTCGCTTCCTGATGATCGGCGCCTTCGTGCTGGGCGCGGCGATTTTCTACCTGCGCGCGGTGGCTTCCGCTCTCGCCACCGATCCGCTCAAGGGCTTCGTCGACCCGACCGCCTTCCAGTCGCTCACGCTGATGCTGGCCTACGTCGTGGCGCTGGCGACCTCGTGCGGCTTCCTGTTGATGCAGAAGGAGCGCGCCGATGCCGCAGCCGAGCGCCTGGCCTCGATGGACCCGCTGACCGGCGCCTACAACCGCCGCACGTTCCACGAGACGGCCGAGCGCACGCTCGCCCTCGCACGCCGCGCGAACCAGCCGTTGTCGATCATCCTGGTCGACATCGACCACTTCAAGCGCATCAACGAGCGCCACGGCAACCGCATCGGCGACGAGGTGCTGCGCATCCTCGCGGACGTGGTGCGCGACCAGCTTCGCCAGGAAGACCTCCTCGTGCGCTTCGGCGCCGACGAGTTCTGCGTGATGCTGCCGCAGGTTCCGGGGCCGGGCGCCGTCGTCGTGGCCGGCCGCATCCGCAAGGCGGTGTGCGCCGATCCGCTCCGCGTCGACGGCCGCGAGATCCCGGTTACCGTGAGCGCCGGCGTGGCCGCGCGCCTGGACGAAGGCCCCGAGAGCATCGACGGCCTGCTGGGCCGCGCCGAGCAGGCCCTGGAACTCGCGAAGAACCGCGGCCGCAACCGCGTCGTGGCCCTCTCGCTCGGGCGGTCCGTAGCCGCGTAA
- a CDS encoding MBL fold metallo-hydrolase → MKRTWIAIALLAALPVAAQQDFSKIEIKTQKLNASTYMLTGAGGNIGVCVGDDAVFVVDDQYAPMAPKIQAAIAALSPKPVTFILNTHWHGDHTGGNETFGKSGAIIVAHENVRRRMSSEQFIALFNSKVPASPKAALPVVTFTSDIAFELNGETIRGVHVARAHTDGDTIVHFVKGDVVHMGDTFFNGMYPFIDGSSGGTPEGIVAAADKVLAMVTDKTQIIPGHGPVASKADLQAYRDMVATTSGRVKQMIKDGKKLEEIKAAGSVTAGYEEKFGKGFIKGDKFAEMLAQGYLKP, encoded by the coding sequence ATGAAACGCACCTGGATCGCCATCGCATTGCTCGCCGCGCTGCCCGTGGCCGCGCAGCAGGACTTCTCGAAGATCGAGATCAAGACGCAGAAGCTCAACGCCAGCACGTACATGCTGACGGGTGCCGGCGGCAACATCGGCGTCTGCGTGGGAGACGACGCGGTGTTCGTGGTCGACGACCAGTACGCGCCCATGGCGCCGAAGATCCAGGCGGCGATCGCGGCCCTCTCGCCCAAGCCGGTGACCTTCATCCTCAACACGCACTGGCACGGCGACCACACGGGCGGCAACGAGACGTTCGGCAAGTCGGGCGCCATCATCGTCGCGCACGAGAACGTCCGCCGCCGCATGAGTAGCGAGCAGTTCATCGCGCTCTTCAACTCGAAGGTCCCGGCCTCGCCCAAAGCGGCGCTGCCGGTCGTCACGTTCACCTCGGACATCGCCTTCGAGCTGAACGGCGAGACGATCCGCGGCGTCCACGTCGCGCGCGCCCACACGGACGGCGACACCATCGTGCATTTCGTGAAGGGCGACGTGGTCCACATGGGCGACACGTTCTTCAACGGCATGTACCCGTTCATCGACGGCTCGAGCGGCGGCACGCCCGAGGGCATCGTCGCGGCGGCCGACAAGGTGCTCGCCATGGTCACGGACAAGACGCAGATCATCCCGGGGCACGGGCCGGTCGCGTCGAAGGCCGACCTCCAGGCCTACCGCGACATGGTCGCCACGACCTCCGGGCGCGTGAAGCAGATGATCAAGGACGGCAAGAAGCTCGAAGAGATCAAGGCCGCGGGCTCCGTGACGGCCGGCTACGAGGAGAAGTTCGGCAAGGGCTTCATCAAGGGCGACAAGTTCGCCGAGATGCTCGCCCAGGGCTACCTGAAGCCGTAA